A region of Cellulophaga sp. RHA19 DNA encodes the following proteins:
- a CDS encoding amidohydrolase family protein, whose product MIIDAHQHFWKYEPTKHSWIDDTMAVIRKDFMPAKLKKVYLENNIDGCVAVQADQTTLENDFLIDLASKNSFIKGVVGWVDFRAKNIDEVLKHYSKINIIKGFRHVVQGEPDHNFLLRTDFLNGISKLEKYNFTYDILVFPHQLGAVLEFVKKFPKINFVIDHIAKPYIKDGFYDGWANLMLTIGAQQNVYCKLSGMVTEADYIAWTPETIQPYMQLVLKAFGVDRLLFGSDWPVCLVAGNYKKVKELVTDFISQLSAEDQEKILGLNAVKFYNL is encoded by the coding sequence ATGATAATAGATGCTCATCAACATTTTTGGAAATATGAACCAACAAAACATAGTTGGATAGACGATACTATGGCTGTAATTAGAAAAGATTTTATGCCAGCCAAACTAAAAAAAGTTTATTTAGAAAATAATATAGATGGTTGTGTAGCTGTACAGGCAGACCAAACAACTTTAGAGAACGACTTTTTAATAGACCTGGCTTCTAAAAATAGCTTTATAAAAGGTGTTGTTGGTTGGGTAGATTTTAGAGCTAAAAATATTGATGAGGTTTTAAAACATTACAGTAAAATAAATATAATAAAAGGCTTTAGACACGTAGTACAAGGTGAGCCAGATCATAATTTTTTATTAAGAACAGACTTTTTAAACGGAATATCAAAATTAGAAAAATACAATTTTACGTATGACATTTTGGTTTTTCCGCATCAGTTAGGAGCAGTATTAGAGTTTGTAAAAAAGTTTCCTAAAATAAACTTTGTCATAGACCATATTGCTAAACCATATATAAAAGATGGTTTTTATGATGGTTGGGCAAACTTAATGTTGACAATTGGCGCACAACAAAATGTGTACTGCAAACTATCTGGTATGGTAACAGAAGCAGATTATATAGCGTGGACACCAGAAACTATACAACCTTATATGCAATTGGTTTTAAAAGCTTTTGGAGTAGATAGGTTGTTATTTGGATCAGATTGGCCTGTGTGCTTAGTAGCGGGCAACTATAAAAAAGTAAAAGAGTTAGTTACAGATTTTATTTCCCAATTAAGTGCAGAAGATCAAGAAAAGATACTTGGGTTAAATGCTGTAAAATTTTATAATTTATAA
- a CDS encoding UxaA family hydrolase, giving the protein MSKNYIQIDAKDNIIVAITALSKGTVVTIAGKQIVLPQDIKQKHKFALHDFNTADKIYMYGVLIGKATTTIKAGSAITIENVKHASSDFTNKKEEFVWSAPDISKFKNKTFNGYHRKDGKVGTANYWLVIPLTFCENRNIDVLEAALAEKLGYQTKKDFAVDTDALIKQYKSGASKDAIFNTPIITTHEEMAKNRVFPNVDGIKFLKHDGGCGGIRQDSETLCRLLAGYICNPNVAGATILSLGCQNAQISMLQDAILAIDPKLTKPVNYLEQQGSLSERNFIEEAVKHTFLGLIEANKINRKPAPLSKLILGLECGGSDGFSGISANPALGYTSDLLVALGGSPVLAEFPELNGVEQEIINRCVTEEDSKKFYNLMRAYSAAAVAVGSGFENNPSPGNIKDGLITDAMKSAGAAKKGGTSPVVSVLDYTEQVTKPGLNLLCTPGNDVESTTGLVGSGCNVVVFTTGLGTPTGNPVAPVLKVSSNSDLYQRMKDIIDINAGTVISGEDTIETMGEKFLEHIIKVASGEVASKAVIHGNNDFIPWKRGVSL; this is encoded by the coding sequence ATGTCTAAAAACTACATACAAATAGATGCTAAAGACAATATTATAGTAGCTATTACAGCATTAAGTAAAGGTACAGTAGTAACTATAGCAGGTAAACAAATAGTTTTGCCACAAGACATAAAGCAAAAACATAAGTTTGCTTTACATGATTTTAATACTGCAGATAAAATTTATATGTATGGTGTTTTAATTGGTAAAGCAACAACAACTATTAAAGCAGGTAGTGCAATTACAATAGAAAATGTAAAACACGCATCATCAGACTTTACAAATAAAAAAGAAGAGTTTGTTTGGAGTGCACCAGACATATCTAAGTTTAAAAACAAAACATTTAACGGGTACCATAGAAAAGATGGTAAAGTAGGTACAGCCAATTATTGGTTGGTAATACCACTAACATTTTGTGAAAACAGAAATATTGATGTTTTAGAAGCTGCACTTGCAGAGAAACTTGGCTATCAAACAAAAAAAGATTTTGCTGTAGATACAGATGCTTTAATTAAGCAGTACAAATCTGGAGCAAGCAAAGATGCTATTTTTAATACGCCTATAATTACTACTCACGAGGAAATGGCTAAAAATAGAGTATTTCCTAATGTAGACGGAATTAAGTTTTTAAAACATGATGGTGGTTGTGGAGGCATACGTCAAGATTCTGAAACTTTATGCAGACTATTAGCTGGGTACATTTGTAACCCAAATGTAGCAGGAGCTACAATTTTAAGTTTAGGATGCCAAAATGCACAAATTTCTATGCTGCAAGATGCCATTTTAGCCATAGACCCAAAGCTTACTAAACCAGTAAACTACTTAGAGCAACAAGGTAGTTTAAGTGAGCGTAACTTTATAGAAGAAGCTGTAAAACATACGTTTTTAGGTTTAATAGAAGCCAACAAAATAAATAGAAAACCCGCACCGCTTAGCAAACTAATTTTAGGGTTAGAGTGTGGTGGTTCTGATGGGTTTTCAGGAATATCTGCAAACCCTGCTTTAGGTTATACATCAGATTTATTAGTAGCATTAGGAGGTAGTCCTGTTTTAGCAGAGTTTCCAGAACTTAACGGTGTAGAACAAGAAATAATTAATAGGTGTGTAACAGAAGAGGATTCTAAAAAGTTTTACAATTTAATGAGAGCGTACTCAGCTGCTGCTGTTGCTGTTGGTTCTGGTTTTGAAAACAATCCGTCTCCCGGAAATATTAAAGATGGCTTAATTACAGATGCTATGAAATCTGCAGGAGCGGCCAAAAAAGGAGGTACATCACCAGTAGTTAGTGTGTTAGATTATACAGAGCAGGTTACAAAGCCAGGTTTAAATTTATTATGTACACCAGGTAACGATGTAGAGTCTACTACCGGTTTGGTTGGTTCTGGTTGTAATGTGGTTGTATTTACAACTGGCTTAGGAACACCCACAGGAAACCCAGTTGCTCCTGTACTAAAAGTATCTAGTAATAGTGATTTGTACCAACGTATGAAAGACATTATAGATATAAACGCAGGTACTGTTATAAGTGGAGAAGATACTATAGAAACTATGGGAGAAAAATTTTTAGAACACATTATAAAAGTAGCTAGCGGAGAAGTAGCATCTAAAGCAGTAATACACGGTAATAACGACTTTATTCCTTGGAAGAGAGGAGTTTCTTTATAA
- a CDS encoding two-component regulator propeller domain-containing protein, with product MIYCIYYFDIFVSMTSNPTKLYPYHRIQLLTLSLFLILTAITYAQNSLKFEHLTTENGLSQSDVNVIFQDIDRFMWFGTHDGLNRYDGYNFKVFKPNAENKKSISSNLIWKIIDDKKGDLWIGTTGGGLNYFNRETEEFTTYKHDPNDDNSLKSNYVTVLFRDSSNRLWVGTVKGVSMVDLNEPTDSLKFKHYNLYQNSSRPIKNTNNVSSFFEDSKHQVWIGGINGLSKLSRDNNGDIYFQSVNHLINLPSVNVKAIAEDSYGNLMLGTSNGLYKYSPYKDTNQIELLQEGTYNAISINNNHIWAGRDNGLLEFSNISSTAKPELISVYKYDPKNPSNSLSKNAIKSLFIDHTGIIWAGANGGGVNKFDPHRKQFSHIKKSLDPNSLSNDKVRAIFEDSRQNLWIGTEGGGLNFLKKNNITKDFNQFQHFNNVNKIFAIEEIELKNKRKIFIGGEFSPGLYEIDVTNDKKLSENDLKLIPDISGSVFSILQDKEKNIWIGTYNDGVHRWLINKDGSTFTKDILKQNNNQQYSLPNNIIRDIFEDSKGNKWFATGNGLSKLTPEQQNSKNPKFITFKNNPDDDTTLSHNYILTVFECKSGTIWVGTFGGGLNKLIVNKDKTIGFKRYTEKEGLPNNVIKGILEDNQGNLWISTNNGLSKFNPTDESFQNYDVNDGLQSNEFSELTALKTKEGQLFFGGVNGFTTFYPEEIISNKIKAETVLTNFSIFNKPVAIGERINGRVILDKSINAIDKIKLKYSENNFSFEFAALHYAASRKNKYAYKLEGFDKDWIYTTSKNRYATYTNLEPGSYVLKIKASNNDYIWDETPIELKIDVTPPWWRTTLAKVLYVLLAVVLLLAFRRYTIIRSAEKHKLELDHLEKEKHEEIHRLKLEFFTNISHEFRTPLTLIKGPLDFLLKKADTISPKEAKDQYVLMRKNTDYLLRLVNQLLDFRKMDHGKMSLNLSKNNIVEFLKDVGEPFQFLSRKKNINFKINVSNESILSWFDPDAVEKIINNLLSNAFKFTPENGSIKLDIFNGKDFIKPTDIDLNIDQSKYIVIQVKDSGPGIPAHRLQHIFERFYTDIGITTHVNTKGTGIGLSFTKNLVELHQGIIKVQSDSENGSTFYVWLPKDKETYQEKKELNFHEVFEENTFISKVDAESHAISFMDDIIDQNMTRSRSKLPILLIIDDNQDIRSFIKKGLGESYYVYEAENGEKGLELAKKFIPNIVITDLVMPVMDGIEFCNQIKSTQETSHIPVVMLTAKTSQEKEIEGLKTGADAYIRKPFDLELLELKLSNILNDREKLRKKFNREITLQPNEVTVTSSDETFLQNAIEIVEKHMMNSEFSVEMLVKEMNMSRSNLYLKIKELTGLSSSEFIRNIRLKRAVQLFEKSDLSVKEIMYMTGFNTASYFSKCFKKQFGVVPSKYIRINNEDTTDKE from the coding sequence ATGATCTATTGTATTTACTATTTTGATATATTTGTTAGTATGACCAGCAACCCTACTAAACTTTACCCTTACCATAGAATACAGCTACTAACACTTAGCTTATTCTTAATATTAACTGCAATTACTTATGCTCAAAATTCTTTAAAGTTTGAGCATTTAACAACAGAAAATGGTTTATCACAAAGTGATGTAAATGTCATTTTTCAGGATATTGATCGGTTTATGTGGTTTGGAACTCATGACGGATTAAATAGATATGATGGCTATAACTTTAAGGTATTTAAGCCCAATGCTGAAAACAAAAAAAGCATTAGCAGTAATTTAATTTGGAAAATTATTGATGATAAAAAAGGCGATTTATGGATTGGAACTACTGGTGGAGGATTAAATTACTTTAATAGAGAAACAGAAGAATTTACAACATACAAACATGACCCTAATGATGATAACAGTTTAAAAAGCAACTATGTTACTGTACTTTTTAGAGACAGTAGTAATAGGCTATGGGTTGGTACAGTTAAAGGTGTTAGTATGGTAGATTTAAATGAGCCTACAGATTCCTTAAAATTTAAACACTACAACTTATACCAAAACAGCTCTAGACCAATAAAAAACACCAACAATGTTAGTTCATTTTTTGAGGATAGTAAACATCAAGTTTGGATTGGTGGTATAAACGGGTTGTCTAAATTATCTAGAGATAATAATGGCGACATTTACTTTCAGTCTGTTAACCACCTTATTAATCTTCCTAGCGTTAATGTTAAAGCTATTGCAGAAGATAGTTATGGTAATTTAATGTTAGGTACCAGTAACGGTTTATACAAGTACTCACCATATAAAGACACCAACCAAATTGAACTTTTACAAGAAGGTACATACAACGCTATTTCTATAAATAACAATCATATATGGGCAGGTAGAGATAACGGTTTACTAGAGTTTTCTAACATATCTAGCACTGCTAAGCCAGAGTTAATTAGTGTTTATAAATACGATCCTAAAAACCCTAGCAATAGTTTAAGTAAAAATGCTATAAAATCTTTATTTATAGACCATACTGGAATTATTTGGGCTGGTGCCAATGGTGGCGGTGTAAATAAATTTGATCCGCATAGAAAGCAGTTCTCTCATATAAAAAAGAGCTTAGATCCAAATAGCCTAAGTAATGACAAAGTGCGTGCTATATTTGAAGATAGTCGTCAAAACTTATGGATAGGAACAGAAGGTGGCGGGCTAAATTTTCTCAAAAAGAATAACATTACCAAAGATTTTAATCAGTTTCAACACTTTAATAATGTCAACAAAATTTTTGCTATTGAAGAAATAGAATTAAAAAATAAAAGAAAAATATTCATTGGAGGTGAATTTTCTCCAGGACTTTATGAGATTGATGTTACTAATGATAAAAAATTATCTGAAAACGATTTAAAATTAATCCCAGACATATCTGGTAGTGTGTTTTCTATTTTACAAGACAAAGAAAAAAATATATGGATAGGAACTTATAATGACGGTGTACACAGATGGCTAATTAATAAAGATGGCTCTACATTTACTAAAGATATTTTAAAACAGAATAACAACCAACAGTATAGCTTACCTAATAATATTATTAGAGATATTTTTGAAGACTCTAAAGGAAATAAATGGTTTGCCACAGGTAATGGTTTAAGTAAGTTAACTCCTGAACAACAAAATTCTAAAAACCCTAAATTTATAACCTTTAAAAATAATCCTGATGATGATACAACATTAAGTCATAATTATATACTAACTGTTTTTGAGTGTAAATCGGGGACCATATGGGTTGGTACATTTGGAGGCGGACTAAATAAACTAATTGTAAATAAAGATAAAACAATAGGTTTTAAACGTTACACAGAAAAGGAAGGGTTACCCAATAATGTAATTAAAGGTATTTTAGAAGATAACCAAGGTAATTTATGGATATCTACAAACAATGGATTATCTAAATTTAACCCTACTGATGAAAGTTTTCAGAATTATGATGTTAATGACGGATTACAAAGTAATGAGTTTAGCGAGCTAACAGCTTTAAAAACCAAGGAAGGTCAGTTATTTTTTGGTGGTGTAAATGGTTTTACCACTTTTTATCCTGAAGAAATAATAAGTAACAAAATTAAAGCTGAAACTGTACTTACCAACTTCTCTATTTTTAATAAACCTGTTGCAATTGGAGAACGTATAAACGGAAGAGTAATTCTAGACAAGTCTATAAACGCTATAGATAAAATAAAACTAAAATATAGCGAAAACAATTTCTCTTTTGAGTTTGCTGCATTACACTATGCCGCATCTAGAAAAAACAAATATGCTTATAAATTAGAAGGTTTTGACAAGGATTGGATATACACAACATCAAAAAATAGATATGCTACCTATACAAATCTAGAACCAGGATCTTATGTGCTAAAAATAAAAGCATCTAATAACGATTATATTTGGGATGAGACACCAATTGAGCTAAAAATAGATGTTACGCCACCTTGGTGGAGAACAACACTTGCTAAAGTGCTATACGTATTGCTTGCAGTTGTACTATTACTTGCTTTTAGAAGATACACCATTATAAGATCTGCAGAAAAACATAAGCTAGAGTTAGATCATCTAGAGAAAGAAAAACACGAAGAAATTCACCGTTTAAAACTAGAGTTTTTTACAAACATATCTCATGAGTTTAGAACTCCACTAACACTTATAAAAGGCCCTTTAGATTTTTTATTAAAAAAAGCAGATACCATTAGCCCTAAAGAAGCAAAAGACCAATATGTGTTAATGCGCAAAAACACAGATTATTTGTTACGCTTAGTAAATCAACTATTAGATTTTAGAAAAATGGACCACGGTAAAATGAGTCTTAACCTAAGTAAAAATAATATTGTAGAGTTTTTAAAGGATGTTGGTGAACCATTTCAGTTTTTAAGTCGAAAAAAGAATATCAATTTTAAAATTAATGTTTCTAATGAATCTATTTTAAGTTGGTTTGATCCTGATGCTGTTGAAAAAATTATAAACAATTTACTTTCCAATGCATTTAAATTTACTCCAGAAAATGGTAGTATTAAACTAGATATATTTAATGGCAAAGACTTTATAAAACCTACAGATATAGATCTTAATATAGATCAGTCTAAATATATAGTGATACAAGTAAAAGATTCTGGACCTGGTATACCTGCACACAGGTTACAACATATTTTTGAGCGTTTTTATACAGATATTGGTATTACAACTCACGTAAACACCAAAGGAACAGGCATTGGATTGTCATTTACCAAAAACTTGGTAGAACTGCATCAAGGTATTATAAAAGTACAGAGCGACTCTGAAAATGGATCTACCTTTTATGTTTGGTTGCCAAAAGATAAAGAAACTTACCAAGAAAAGAAAGAACTTAACTTTCATGAAGTTTTTGAGGAAAATACATTTATTAGTAAGGTAGATGCAGAGTCACACGCAATTAGTTTTATGGATGATATTATAGACCAAAATATGACTAGGTCTAGATCTAAACTACCTATATTATTAATTATAGATGATAACCAAGACATACGGTCTTTTATTAAAAAGGGACTAGGTGAAAGTTACTACGTTTACGAAGCTGAAAATGGAGAAAAAGGACTAGAACTTGCCAAAAAGTTTATTCCTAATATTGTGATTACAGATTTAGTTATGCCAGTTATGGATGGTATAGAATTTTGTAACCAAATAAAATCTACACAAGAAACCAGTCATATTCCTGTAGTTATGCTAACAGCAAAAACATCTCAAGAAAAAGAAATTGAGGGGCTTAAAACAGGTGCAGATGCTTACATTAGAAAACCTTTTGACTTAGAATTACTAGAGCTTAAACTTTCTAATATTTTAAATGACAGAGAAAAATTAAGGAAAAAATTTAACAGAGAAATTACACTGCAACCAAATGAAGTTACAGTTACATCTTCTGATGAGACTTTTTTACAAAACGCCATAGAAATTGTAGAAAAACATATGATGAACTCAGAATTTAGTGTAGAAATGTTGGTTAAAGAAATGAATATGAGTAGAAGTAACTTGTATTTAAAAATTAAAGAATTAACGGGACTTTCTTCTAGTGAATTTATAAGAAATATTAGATTAAAAAGAGCTGTACAGCTTTTTGAAAAAAGCGATTTATCTGTAAAAGAAATTATGTATATGACCGGTTTTAACACAGCATCATACTTTTCTAAATGTTTTAAAAAACAATTTGGAGTTGTCCCTAGCAAATACATAAGAATTAATAATGAAGACACCACAGATAAAGAATAG
- a CDS encoding sulfatase-like hydrolase/transferase encodes MKIYAAVLILVLTLSACGKKSNPKSKKQQPNIVFIFTDDQTYTSINALGNSEIKTPNMDALVHQGTTFTNAYNMGSWSGAVCAASRAMLISGRSVWRANNFRQNWKKQDSLDKTWGKLLENSGYDTYMTGKWHVDAAATKVFKNTAHIRPGMPKDAWDHATMVAKFDSLYKTKNPDSKTIMPNGYNRPKTTTDTTWLPTDNTKGGYWKDGKHWSEVLKDDAITFINTAKEKETPFFMYLAFNAPHDPRQAPKAYQDMYNVKDISLPKSFLPEYPYRHSIANGDDLRDEALAPFPRTELAIKTHIKEYYASITHLDAQIGKILKALKNSGKIDNTYIIFTSDHGLAMGKHGLLGKQNLFDHSIRPPMVIVGPDIPKNKKNTADVYLQDAMATSLEIAGIQKPSYVEFNSFLQLAKQNSNQSKYTSVYGAYLDVQRMIRKDGYKLLVYPKIKKVLLFNLNKDPEEMNNIANLPEEQNRVVQLFNELQKLQKAMNDPLDISTSKPQLKSN; translated from the coding sequence ATGAAGATTTATGCAGCTGTTTTAATACTAGTACTTACACTTAGTGCTTGTGGTAAAAAAAGCAATCCAAAGTCAAAAAAACAACAACCTAACATTGTTTTTATTTTTACAGATGACCAAACATACACATCTATTAATGCCTTAGGAAATTCTGAAATTAAGACTCCAAATATGGATGCTCTTGTACACCAAGGTACAACCTTTACTAACGCTTACAATATGGGTTCTTGGAGCGGTGCAGTATGTGCTGCATCTAGAGCAATGCTTATTTCTGGCAGATCTGTATGGAGAGCTAATAACTTTAGACAAAACTGGAAAAAACAAGATTCTTTAGATAAAACATGGGGAAAACTATTAGAAAATAGTGGTTATGACACGTATATGACCGGCAAATGGCACGTAGATGCTGCAGCAACAAAAGTTTTTAAAAACACTGCGCATATAAGACCTGGTATGCCTAAAGATGCTTGGGACCATGCAACTATGGTAGCAAAGTTCGATTCGCTTTACAAAACTAAAAACCCAGATTCTAAAACAATTATGCCCAATGGTTACAATAGACCAAAAACTACTACAGATACAACTTGGTTGCCTACAGATAATACTAAAGGCGGATACTGGAAAGACGGAAAACATTGGAGTGAAGTTTTAAAAGACGATGCTATTACGTTTATAAATACAGCAAAAGAAAAAGAAACACCTTTTTTTATGTATTTGGCTTTTAATGCTCCGCATGATCCTAGGCAGGCTCCAAAAGCATATCAAGATATGTATAATGTAAAAGACATTAGTTTGCCTAAAAGTTTTTTGCCAGAGTATCCGTACAGGCATAGTATTGCCAATGGTGATGATTTACGAGACGAAGCCTTAGCTCCTTTTCCTAGAACAGAGCTTGCAATAAAAACACATATAAAAGAGTATTACGCCAGCATAACACACTTAGATGCTCAAATAGGAAAAATACTAAAAGCATTAAAAAACTCTGGAAAAATAGACAATACGTATATCATTTTTACATCAGACCATGGACTAGCTATGGGAAAACACGGCTTACTTGGTAAACAAAATTTATTTGACCATAGTATTAGGCCTCCAATGGTAATTGTTGGTCCAGATATTCCAAAAAACAAAAAAAATACTGCAGATGTGTACTTACAAGATGCTATGGCAACATCACTAGAAATTGCAGGTATACAAAAACCCAGTTATGTAGAGTTTAATAGCTTTTTACAATTAGCAAAACAAAACTCTAACCAAAGTAAATACACTAGTGTTTATGGTGCGTATTTAGACGTACAAAGAATGATTAGAAAAGATGGCTACAAGCTACTTGTATATCCAAAAATAAAAAAAGTACTGCTGTTTAACCTTAACAAAGACCCAGAAGAAATGAATAACATTGCTAACCTACCTGAAGAACAAAACAGGGTGGTACAATTATTTAATGAACTACAAAAGCTTCAAAAAGCAATGAATGACCCGTTAGATATTTCTACTTCTAAACCTCAACTTAAATCAAACTAA
- a CDS encoding tagaturonate reductase translates to MTTKEKTIQLLDRYTAQKPVKHPVRVMQFGGGNFLRAFCDWMFDVLNKTADFNGSVAVIKPTERGDYTALREQDGLFTVALDGIKNGETVSEVTLVESISTIIQPYTEWDKYLELAELPELRFIVSNTTEAGIQFSENDKITDCPPKEFPAKLTLWLHHRFSYFNGDKDKGCIFLPCELIENNGEALKETVIQYAKHWQLKQEFIDWILNCNHFCSTLVDRIVSGYPKDRVASLENKIGFKDKLLVAGEEYHSWVIKADELVQKELPFSKTDLNVQFVDNLDDYREMKVRILNGAHTSLVPVGYLAGLRTVKESMDNDIVSNHIFQILATEIKPTLTKFSFNEIDAFINAVVDRFKNPTLQHFLIAISLNSTSKFQSRLLPAFKDYNELNGSFPKRIAFSLASLIRFYKGSFNEEDIAIKDDSLVVEFFKNQWHMVDNKSQSVTDLVTHTLANKTIVGSDLTKYKGLVNFIAKSILEIEKNGIEESLKSLEE, encoded by the coding sequence ATGACAACAAAAGAAAAAACTATACAATTATTAGACAGGTACACAGCTCAAAAACCAGTTAAGCATCCCGTACGTGTTATGCAATTTGGTGGAGGTAACTTTTTGCGCGCCTTTTGTGATTGGATGTTTGATGTGTTAAACAAAACAGCAGACTTTAATGGTAGTGTAGCTGTAATTAAACCAACAGAAAGAGGAGATTACACAGCTCTTAGGGAGCAAGATGGTTTGTTTACTGTAGCCTTAGATGGTATTAAAAATGGAGAAACAGTATCAGAAGTTACTTTAGTAGAGTCTATAAGTACCATTATTCAACCTTACACAGAATGGGATAAATACTTAGAGTTGGCAGAGTTACCAGAATTAAGATTTATAGTATCTAACACTACAGAAGCCGGAATTCAGTTTTCTGAAAATGATAAAATTACAGATTGTCCTCCTAAAGAATTCCCTGCAAAACTAACATTATGGTTACATCATAGATTTAGTTACTTTAATGGAGACAAGGATAAAGGCTGTATTTTTTTGCCTTGTGAGCTAATAGAAAATAACGGTGAGGCTTTAAAAGAAACAGTTATACAGTATGCAAAACATTGGCAGTTAAAACAAGAGTTTATAGACTGGATTTTAAATTGCAACCATTTTTGTAGCACACTGGTAGACCGTATAGTATCGGGTTATCCTAAAGATAGGGTTGCGTCACTAGAGAATAAAATAGGCTTTAAAGACAAGCTTTTAGTTGCTGGTGAAGAATACCATAGCTGGGTTATTAAGGCAGATGAATTGGTACAAAAAGAATTGCCTTTTTCTAAAACAGATTTAAACGTACAGTTTGTAGATAATTTAGACGATTACCGAGAAATGAAAGTGCGTATTTTAAATGGTGCACATACTTCTTTAGTTCCGGTTGGTTATTTAGCCGGATTAAGAACGGTAAAGGAAAGTATGGATAATGATATAGTTAGTAATCATATTTTTCAAATTTTAGCTACAGAAATTAAACCTACGTTAACTAAGTTTTCTTTTAACGAAATAGATGCTTTTATAAACGCTGTGGTAGACAGGTTTAAAAATCCTACGCTTCAACATTTTTTAATTGCAATATCATTAAATAGTACCTCAAAATTTCAATCAAGATTATTGCCTGCATTTAAAGACTATAATGAGCTAAATGGTTCTTTTCCTAAACGCATTGCTTTTTCGTTGGCCAGTTTAATTCGTTTTTACAAAGGCAGTTTTAATGAAGAGGATATAGCTATTAAAGATGATAGCTTGGTAGTTGAATTTTTTAAAAATCAATGGCATATGGTAGATAATAAGTCGCAATCTGTAACAGATTTAGTTACGCATACTCTAGCAAATAAAACTATAGTAGGTAGTGATTTAACTAAATATAAAGGGTTGGTAAACTTTATAGCTAAATCTATTTTAGAGATTGAAAAAAACGGAATAGAAGAAAGTCTTAAAAGTTTAGAAGAATAA
- a CDS encoding zinc-binding alcohol dehydrogenase family protein, translated as MKYIVCEKPGEFLLKEKNAPVRKEGEALLKINKVGICGTDLHAYGGNQAFFTYPRILGHELASEVLEIGENPKGIKAGDKVVVMPYISCGTCIACRNGKTNCCTNIKVLGVHTDGGMQEQITVPASILIPANNLSNDQMAIVEPLAIGAHAIRRANITKGETIAVVGCGPIGIGIMKLAQIAGAKVIALDLNEQRLQYAKEKIGVDYTVNVADDPVAKITEITNGDLCTAVFDASGHKGALETCPSYMSHGGRFILVGLSKGELTYTHPAIHAKEMTLMCSRNATSQDFEHVINVLNQFPTESFITHTVPFTEMISNFDSWLNPETGVIKATVNF; from the coding sequence ATGAAATATATAGTTTGTGAAAAACCAGGTGAATTTCTTTTAAAAGAGAAAAATGCACCAGTTAGAAAAGAAGGTGAAGCTCTACTAAAAATAAATAAGGTTGGTATTTGTGGTACAGATTTACACGCGTATGGTGGCAACCAAGCTTTTTTTACATATCCAAGAATTTTGGGTCATGAGTTAGCGTCTGAGGTATTAGAAATTGGAGAAAACCCAAAAGGTATTAAAGCAGGTGATAAGGTAGTAGTAATGCCATACATAAGCTGTGGAACTTGTATAGCTTGTAGAAACGGAAAAACAAACTGCTGCACTAATATCAAAGTTTTGGGTGTGCATACAGATGGTGGTATGCAAGAACAAATTACCGTACCTGCTAGTATTTTAATACCAGCTAATAATTTATCTAATGATCAAATGGCAATTGTAGAACCTTTGGCAATAGGAGCACACGCTATTAGAAGAGCAAATATTACAAAAGGAGAAACTATAGCTGTTGTTGGTTGTGGTCCTATTGGTATAGGAATTATGAAACTAGCACAAATTGCAGGTGCCAAAGTAATAGCTCTAGATTTAAACGAGCAACGATTGCAATATGCTAAAGAAAAAATAGGTGTAGACTACACTGTAAATGTTGCAGATGATCCTGTTGCTAAAATTACAGAGATTACAAATGGCGATTTATGTACTGCTGTTTTTGATGCATCTGGTCATAAAGGAGCATTAGAAACTTGTCCGTCTTATATGTCTCACGGCGGAAGATTTATACTTGTTGGCTTGTCTAAAGGAGAGTTAACCTATACGCACCCTGCAATACATGCTAAAGAAATGACATTAATGTGTAGCAGAAATGCAACAAGTCAAGATTTTGAACACGTAATTAATGTTTTAAATCAGTTTCCTACAGAATCATTTATTACTCATACTGTGCCTTTTACAGAGATGATTTCAAATTTTGATAGTTGGCTTAATCCAGAAACAGGAGTAATAAAAGCAACTGTAAATTTTTAA